From a region of the Cololabis saira isolate AMF1-May2022 chromosome 8, fColSai1.1, whole genome shotgun sequence genome:
- the gpx1b gene encoding glutathione peroxidase 1b, giving the protein MASKFYGLTAKLLSGEMFNFSSLKGKVVLIENVASLUGTTHRDYTQMNELHERYANKGLVILGVPCNQFGHQENCKNEEILLSLKHVRPGKGFEPKFHLLEKVDVNGKEAHPLFVLLKDQLPFPSDDPSSLMTDPKFIMWSPVSRTDVAWNFEKFLIGPDGVPFKRYSRRFLTSDIDGDIKKLLSKIN; this is encoded by the exons ATGGCCTCGAAGTTTTACGGTCTCACTGCTAAACTTTTATCAGGAGAAATGTTTAATTTCTCCTCTCTGAAGGGGAAGGTTGTCCTTATTGAGAATGTTGCATCTCTCTGAGGTACGACCCACAGGGATTACACCCAGATGAATGAGCTCCATGAGCGTTATGCCAACAAGGGGCTTGTGATCCTGGGAGTTCCCTGTAACCAGTTCGGCCATCAG GAAAACTGCAAGAATGAAGAAATCCTGCTGTCTTTGAAGCACGTCCGTCCTGGCAAGGGCTTTGAGCCAAAGTTCCACCTCCTTGAGAAGGTGGACGTGAATGGGAAGGAGGCCCACCCCTTGTTTGTGCTCCTGAAAGATCAACTCCCATTTCCCAGCGATGACCCTTCATCCCTGATGACCGACCCCAAGTTCATCATGTGGAGCCCAGTGAGCAGAACCGACGTGGCCTGGAACTTTGAGAAGTTCCTCATAGGGCCAGACGGAGTGCCTTTCAAACGCTACAGCAGGAGGTTCTTGACCAGTGACATCGATGGAGACATCAAGAAGCTCCTCAGCAAGATCAACTAA